Proteins from a genomic interval of Oceanispirochaeta crateris:
- a CDS encoding tetratricopeptide repeat protein: protein MFGKRGIFGRIRTIAAGIFFLTLVSLSGQSLEKQDLPGWILYEKGLAMFEQGRLSEALELITLSAGEGILTPEATYWIGRIYEAEGDSLLAKERYEEAIQDARFLYVPDDKWKIYYSLSDIYLNEKDYDQYEQVLLSIFDNEMKRNSEVIRREHSYVQVLKSEGIDKLLLLYRLQLTYSLEATSRLGRFYSGEGLWKSSLVKNLYPLLSLYSAGIESLIDRYPDFSFPVDMEEAWENDEEFLIDVYENLCRLSRSDFMFKRDLNSLKALQIEEDRIAAEKIINETFSTFHMSPSLYTLLKLENHLGENSFLNLETLYSALYFIGEALYQEGIPDRAMELWSLLTMSSHNSTWKTLALEKIKNPELETPFLKY, encoded by the coding sequence TTGTTCGGCAAAAGAGGCATTTTTGGAAGAATTAGAACAATTGCGGCAGGAATTTTCTTCCTGACTCTTGTTTCACTCAGTGGTCAATCCCTGGAGAAACAGGATTTACCTGGATGGATACTTTATGAAAAAGGGCTGGCAATGTTCGAACAAGGACGGCTGAGTGAGGCCCTTGAACTGATAACTCTGTCTGCAGGAGAGGGCATTTTAACTCCAGAGGCAACTTACTGGATCGGCCGGATTTATGAGGCCGAAGGAGATTCTCTTCTGGCTAAAGAACGATATGAAGAAGCCATTCAAGATGCTAGGTTCCTGTATGTCCCTGATGATAAATGGAAAATCTATTACAGTCTCTCTGACATCTATCTCAATGAGAAAGATTACGACCAGTATGAGCAGGTGCTCCTATCTATTTTTGACAATGAAATGAAAAGGAATAGTGAAGTTATTAGGCGGGAGCACTCTTATGTACAGGTTCTGAAATCTGAGGGGATAGATAAATTACTCCTTTTGTATCGGCTCCAGTTGACCTATTCTCTGGAAGCCACATCCCGGTTGGGACGCTTTTATAGTGGAGAAGGACTCTGGAAGAGTTCTCTTGTCAAGAATTTGTATCCTCTTTTGAGTTTATACAGTGCCGGTATTGAGTCCCTCATTGACCGGTATCCCGATTTTTCTTTTCCCGTAGATATGGAAGAAGCCTGGGAAAATGATGAAGAGTTTCTTATTGATGTTTATGAGAATCTTTGCCGTTTAAGCCGTTCTGATTTTATGTTTAAAAGAGACTTAAACAGCTTAAAAGCCTTACAAATAGAAGAAGACAGGATTGCGGCTGAAAAAATAATAAATGAGACATTCTCGACCTTTCATATGTCACCGTCTTTATATACTCTCTTAAAGCTTGAAAACCATTTGGGAGAGAACTCCTTTCTGAATTTGGAAACTCTTTACAGTGCTCTCTATTTTATTGGAGAAGCCCTTTATCAAGAAGGCATCCCGGATAGAGCCATGGAATTATGGTCTCTTTTAACCATGAGCAGTCATAATAGTACCTGGAAAACCCTCGCTCTAGAAAAAATTAAAAATCCAGAACTAGAAACCCCTTTTTTAAAGTACTGA
- the uvrA gene encoding excinuclease ABC subunit UvrA codes for MKNLIIKGAREHNLKNINLELPRDKFIVISGLSGSGKSSLAFDTIFAEGQRRYVESLSAYARQFLGRMDKPDVDYIEGLSPAISIEQKTTHKNPRSTVGTITEIYDYLRLLFARIGIPYCPKCNILIKEQSVDQIIDAVRSKPEGSKLVILSPLVKGKKGEHKKILEDALKSGFVRVRIDGEILSLEEEIKLEKNKKHSIEVVVDRVKLTNETISRLTQSIETALTLSEGQVIIMDKGEGSEQYFSEKNSCPSCGFSMPELQPRLFSFNNPYGACPDCSGLGQTLEFSRDKIFPDLSLSFNKHGVAPYNPKANWHRSWFEALSSFYDFSLDTPLEDLDEKILEIMLYGTEDKIEVLYENKEGTGRFEYTSEYKGIIDDLKRRYKESSSDSMKDWIEGFMEKKTCHSCGGKRLRTESLHVKVHDKNIDDLSQLSIKEGSDFFNSLELNETEQHIAEQILKEIRNRLSFLESVGLEYLTLHREAATLSGGEAQRIRLATQIGSSLVGVLYILDEPTIGLHQRDNERLINTLKHLRDIGNTLIVVEHDEQTLRTADYIVDIGPGAGVHGGRIAAEGTLEDILTNPESPTGQFLSGAITIDIPAKRREGTGQSIVVKGANEHNLKNLDITIPLGTMTVITGVSGSGKSTLLTDILYPGLNNQINRTKHPVGECKSISGMENIDKVICIDQSAIGRTPRSNPATYVGLFTPIRDLFASLPDSKARGYKPGRFSFNVKGGRCENCQGAGTQKIEMHFLPDVYVTCDVCKGKRFNRETLEIRYKGKNIHEVLELSIDEAVVFFSAIPSIAHKCRTLQSVGLGYINLGQSALTLSGGEAQRVKLALELSKRQTGKTFYIIDEPTTGLHFADVKQLLEVLQTLVDKKNTICMIEHNLDVIKVSDHVIDLGPEGGDKGGYLLVAGTPEEVAKCKKSYTGRFLKELLP; via the coding sequence ATGAAAAACCTAATCATTAAAGGCGCCAGAGAACACAACCTAAAAAATATAAATCTGGAACTACCCCGTGATAAATTTATCGTTATTTCAGGGCTTAGCGGCAGCGGGAAGTCCTCTCTGGCATTTGATACAATTTTTGCAGAGGGACAGAGGCGGTATGTCGAGTCTCTCTCTGCTTATGCACGACAGTTTCTGGGCCGAATGGATAAACCCGATGTGGACTACATTGAAGGATTATCTCCCGCAATTTCAATTGAACAGAAAACAACTCATAAAAATCCTCGTTCCACCGTTGGAACCATCACAGAAATATATGATTATCTCCGCCTTCTTTTTGCCCGTATAGGCATACCTTACTGTCCTAAATGCAATATTCTAATCAAAGAGCAATCGGTCGATCAGATCATCGATGCTGTGAGGTCAAAGCCTGAAGGCAGTAAACTTGTGATTCTCTCTCCCCTGGTTAAGGGAAAGAAGGGGGAGCATAAAAAAATATTGGAAGATGCTTTAAAGTCAGGATTTGTCAGAGTTCGCATCGACGGGGAGATCCTGTCCCTAGAAGAAGAAATCAAACTCGAAAAGAATAAAAAGCACTCTATCGAAGTTGTCGTAGACCGGGTTAAACTCACAAATGAAACGATCTCCCGTCTGACTCAATCCATCGAAACAGCTCTGACTCTCTCTGAGGGACAGGTCATCATCATGGATAAGGGCGAAGGTTCAGAACAGTATTTTTCAGAAAAAAATTCTTGTCCCAGCTGCGGTTTCAGTATGCCTGAGCTTCAGCCCCGACTCTTTAGTTTTAATAACCCCTATGGAGCCTGTCCCGATTGTTCCGGTCTTGGTCAGACTCTTGAGTTTTCAAGAGATAAAATCTTTCCCGATCTTAGCCTTTCATTTAATAAACATGGCGTGGCTCCTTATAACCCTAAAGCCAATTGGCATCGAAGCTGGTTTGAGGCTCTATCCAGTTTCTATGATTTTTCCCTAGATACTCCTTTGGAAGATCTGGATGAAAAAATCCTTGAAATAATGCTATATGGTACTGAGGATAAGATTGAAGTCCTTTATGAAAACAAAGAAGGAACCGGAAGGTTTGAATACACTTCCGAGTATAAGGGCATCATTGATGATCTGAAACGGCGATATAAAGAGAGTTCTTCCGATTCCATGAAAGATTGGATTGAAGGTTTTATGGAAAAGAAAACCTGTCACAGTTGCGGGGGGAAAAGGCTCAGAACAGAATCGCTTCATGTTAAGGTTCATGACAAGAATATTGATGATCTGTCTCAGTTATCAATTAAAGAAGGTTCTGATTTTTTCAATTCTCTGGAACTCAATGAAACGGAGCAGCATATCGCCGAGCAGATCTTGAAGGAGATCCGCAACCGTTTGAGTTTCCTCGAAAGTGTCGGCCTTGAATATCTTACCCTTCACAGGGAAGCTGCAACACTCTCAGGCGGTGAAGCTCAGAGAATCCGTTTAGCGACCCAGATTGGGTCATCCTTGGTGGGAGTCCTGTATATCCTGGATGAACCGACCATTGGGCTTCATCAAAGAGATAATGAGCGTCTGATCAATACACTCAAGCATTTGCGTGATATCGGCAACACCCTCATTGTCGTAGAGCATGATGAACAAACTTTGAGAACCGCAGATTATATTGTGGATATTGGTCCCGGTGCTGGTGTTCATGGAGGCCGGATAGCCGCAGAAGGAACACTGGAAGATATTTTAACTAATCCCGAAAGTCCCACAGGTCAATTTCTAAGCGGAGCTATTACGATCGATATCCCCGCAAAAAGGCGGGAAGGAACGGGTCAATCCATTGTGGTGAAAGGGGCAAATGAACACAACCTTAAAAATCTTGACATCACTATTCCTTTGGGAACTATGACAGTGATCACCGGGGTTTCAGGCTCTGGTAAATCTACACTGCTCACGGATATTCTTTATCCTGGTTTGAACAATCAGATCAATAGAACAAAGCACCCCGTAGGGGAATGTAAAAGCATTTCCGGTATGGAAAATATTGATAAGGTCATCTGCATTGACCAGAGTGCCATCGGCAGAACTCCCCGGTCTAACCCGGCTACCTATGTCGGATTATTTACCCCCATCCGTGATCTCTTCGCCTCCCTACCGGACTCCAAAGCCAGAGGCTACAAACCGGGACGCTTTTCATTCAATGTAAAGGGTGGACGCTGCGAGAATTGCCAGGGGGCGGGAACACAGAAGATTGAAATGCATTTTCTCCCCGATGTTTATGTCACCTGTGATGTTTGTAAAGGAAAGAGATTTAACAGAGAAACATTGGAAATCCGGTATAAGGGCAAAAATATTCACGAAGTATTGGAACTTTCCATTGATGAGGCGGTTGTCTTTTTCTCAGCTATTCCTTCCATAGCCCACAAATGCAGGACTCTTCAGTCCGTCGGTTTGGGCTATATCAATTTGGGACAGTCTGCACTGACTTTATCCGGTGGAGAGGCCCAGCGTGTTAAACTGGCTCTGGAATTATCAAAGAGGCAGACTGGAAAAACTTTTTACATCATAGATGAACCAACCACGGGACTTCATTTCGCCGATGTAAAACAGCTTTTGGAGGTCCTACAAACTCTTGTGGACAAAAAGAATACAATCTGTATGATCGAGCACAACCTTGATGTCATCAAAGTTTCTGATCATGTTATTGATCTAGGACCGGAAGGAGGAGATAAAGGGGGATATCTTCTAGTTGCAGGAACCCCTGAAGAAGTGGCTAAATGTAAAAAATCCTATACTGGACGGTTTTTAAAAGAACTTCTTCCCTGA